Proteins encoded together in one Triticum dicoccoides isolate Atlit2015 ecotype Zavitan chromosome 7B, WEW_v2.0, whole genome shotgun sequence window:
- the LOC119335714 gene encoding cyanohydrin beta-glucosyltransferase-like — translation MEAAHGEGSRRRRWHVVMVPFPAQGHVAPLMQLARLLHGRGAHVTFVHTQFNYRRLLRAKGEAAVRPPPAAAARFRVEVIDDGTSLSVPQHDVAALADAVGRNCRGPFRDLLRKLAGEERAGAPPVTCVVADTAMAFAATAAREAGVADALFFTASACGLLGYSQFEELLRRGLLPLEDGSCLTNGYLDTPLDWVPGMQQHMRLRDLPTFCRTTDADDTMVNEIIGQMKSAVGSKAIILNTFYELESDVVDALAAIFPPPVYTVGPLAQVIASSAAANDGLGAMDISIWQEDARCLAWLDGKPDRSVVYVNFGSVAVMSAEQTREFALGLATSGFPFLWVKRPDIVDGSEDVAALPEVFRDELERGGGLVVPWCPQPAVLKHAAAGLFVTHCGWNSLLESVVAGLPVLAWPVFAEQTTNRRQVLECWRNGMDLPEEVESGAVSRLVREMMAGELGKEKRAKAAEWRAAAEAAAMDGGSSLRSVDRLVNDVLLLGNK, via the coding sequence ATGGAAGCAGCGCACGGCGAGGGGTCTCGACGCCGACGGTGGCATGTGGTGATGGTGCCGTTCCCGGCGCAGGGGCACGTCGCCCCGCTGATGCAGCTGGCGCGCCTCCTCCACGGCCGCGGCGCCCACGTCACCTTCGTCCACACCCAGTTCAACTACCGCCGCCTCCTCCGCGCCAAGGGcgaggccgccgtccgcccgccgcccgccgccgccgcccgcttccGCGTCGAGGTCATCGACGACGGCACGTCCCTCTCCGTGCCGCAGCACGACGTGGCGGCCCTCGCCGACGCCGTGGGCCGCAACTGCCGCGGCCCCTTCCGCGACCTGCTGAGGAAGCTCGCCGGCGAGGAGCGCGCCGGGGCGCCCCCAGTCACCTGCGTCGTGGCCGACACGGCCATGGCGTTCGCGGCTACCGCGGCCAGGGAGGCCGGCGTGGCGGACGCGCTCTTCTTCACGGCGTCCGCGTGCGGCCTCCTGGGGTACTCGCAGTTCGAGGAACTGCTCAGGCGAGGGCTCCTCCCTCTCGAAGATGGCAGCTGCTTGACCAACGGATATTTGGACACGCCGTTGGACTGGGTGCCGGGGATGCAGCAGCACATGCGGCTCAGGGACTTGCCGACCTTCTGCCGCACCACGGACGCCGACGACACCATGGTGAACGAGATCATCGGGCAGATGAAGAGCGCCGTCGGCTCCAAGGCTATCATCCTCAACACCTTCTATGAGCTCGAGAGCGATGTGGTGGACGCGCTCGCCGCCATCTTCCCGCCGCCCGTGTACACCGTCGGGCCGCTAGCCCAGGtcatcgcctcctccgccgccgccaacgACGGCCTCGGCGCCATGGACATCAGCATCTGGCAGGAGGACGCGCGGTGCCTCGCATGGCTCGACGGCAAGCCGGACAGGTCGGTGGTCTATGTCAACTTTGGCAGCGTCGCCGTCATGTCGGCCGAGCAGACGCGCGAGTTCGCCCTCGGCCTGGCGACGAGCGGGTTCCCGTTCCTGTGGGTGAAGCGACCCGACATCGTGGACGGCAGCGAGGACGTGGCGGCTCTCCCGGAGGTGTTTCGCGACGAGCTGGAGCGCGGCGGGGGCCTCGTCGTGCCGTGGTGCCCGCAGCCGGCGGTGCTGAAGCACGCGGCGGCGGGCCTGTTCGTGACGCACTGCGGGTGGAACTCGCTTCTGGAGTCGGTGGTGGCGGGCCTGCCGGTTCTCGCCTGGCCGGTCTTCGCCGAGCAAACGACCAACCGCAGGCAGGTGCTTGAGTGCTGGCGGAACGGCATGGACCTTCCCGAGGAGGTGGAGAGCGGCGCCGTGTCGAGGCTGGTGAGGGAGATGATGGCcggggagctggggaaggagaAACGGGCCAAAGCGGCGGAGTGGAGAGCTGCGGCCGAGGCGGCCGCCATGGACGGCGGCTCGTCGTTGCGCAGCGTCGACCGACTGGTGAACGACGTGCTGCTGCTCGGGAACAAGTGA